Proteins from a single region of Streptomyces spinoverrucosus:
- a CDS encoding amidohydrolase codes for MSERTAPTKTVLLRRGEVHSPADPFATAMVVERGQVAWVGSEGAADAFVDGVDEVVDLDGALVTPAFTDAHVHTTSTGLALTGLDLSGAGSLDEALARVREFAAARPDDRVLLGHGWDAARWPGGRPPTRAELDEAVGNRPLYLSRIDVHSAVVSTALLDLLPALERQDDSPLTRDAHHAVRAAAFAAVTPRQRTEAQRAALAHAASLGIGSVHECAGPDISCEDDFTGLLRLAAEEPGPRVVGYWAERDVDKARELGAIGAAGDLFVDGALGSHTACLHEPYADAGHTGTAYLDADAVAAHVAACTEAGLQAGFHAIGDAAVSTVVEGVRAAAEKVGLARVRAARHRVEHAEMLTPDTIAAFAELGLTASVQPAFDALWGGEDGMYAQRLGTERARLLNPFAALLRAGVPLALGSDSPVTPLDPWGTVRAAAFHRTPEHRVSVRAAFTAHTRGGWRAVGRDDAGVLVPGAPADYAVWRTGELVVQAPDDRVARWSTDPRSGTPGLPDLTPGSDLPVCLRTVVGGRTVFVRPSE; via the coding sequence ATGAGTGAACGCACCGCCCCGACCAAGACCGTCCTGCTCCGCCGCGGAGAGGTCCACAGCCCCGCCGACCCGTTCGCGACCGCGATGGTCGTCGAGCGCGGCCAGGTCGCCTGGGTCGGCTCCGAGGGCGCGGCCGACGCCTTCGTGGACGGCGTGGACGAGGTGGTCGACCTGGACGGGGCCCTGGTCACCCCGGCGTTCACCGACGCGCACGTGCACACCACCTCCACCGGCCTGGCCCTGACCGGCCTCGACCTGTCCGGCGCCGGCTCCCTGGACGAGGCGCTGGCCCGCGTCCGGGAGTTCGCGGCCGCCCGCCCCGACGACCGGGTCCTGCTCGGCCACGGCTGGGACGCCGCACGCTGGCCCGGCGGCCGCCCCCCGACACGTGCCGAACTGGACGAGGCCGTCGGCAACCGTCCCCTGTACCTCAGCCGCATCGACGTCCACTCGGCGGTCGTCAGCACGGCCCTGCTCGACCTCCTGCCCGCCCTGGAGCGGCAGGACGACTCCCCCCTCACGCGCGACGCCCATCACGCCGTACGCGCCGCCGCGTTCGCCGCCGTCACGCCGCGGCAGCGCACCGAGGCCCAGCGTGCCGCTCTCGCGCACGCCGCCTCGCTCGGCATCGGCTCGGTCCACGAGTGCGCCGGGCCGGACATCTCCTGCGAGGACGACTTCACCGGCCTGCTGCGGCTCGCCGCCGAGGAGCCCGGCCCGCGCGTCGTCGGCTACTGGGCCGAGCGCGATGTCGACAAGGCACGCGAGCTCGGCGCGATCGGCGCCGCCGGGGACCTGTTCGTCGACGGCGCCCTCGGCTCGCACACCGCCTGCCTGCACGAGCCGTACGCCGACGCGGGCCACACCGGCACCGCCTACCTGGACGCCGACGCCGTGGCGGCGCACGTCGCCGCCTGCACCGAGGCGGGCCTCCAGGCGGGCTTCCACGCGATCGGTGACGCCGCCGTGAGCACCGTCGTCGAGGGCGTGCGCGCCGCCGCCGAGAAGGTCGGCCTCGCCCGCGTCCGCGCCGCCCGTCACCGCGTCGAACACGCCGAGATGCTCACGCCCGACACCATCGCGGCCTTCGCCGAGCTCGGCCTCACCGCGTCCGTCCAGCCGGCCTTCGACGCGCTGTGGGGCGGGGAGGACGGCATGTACGCCCAGCGCCTCGGCACCGAACGCGCGCGCCTGCTCAACCCCTTCGCGGCACTGCTGCGCGCGGGTGTCCCGCTCGCGCTCGGCTCCGACAGCCCGGTCACGCCCCTCGACCCGTGGGGCACCGTCCGGGCCGCCGCCTTCCACCGCACGCCCGAGCACCGGGTCTCCGTACGCGCCGCCTTCACCGCGCACACACGGGGCGGCTGGCGGGCCGTCGGACGGGACGACGCGGGCGTCCTCGTGCCGGGCGCGCCCGCGGACTACGCCGTGTGGCGCACCGGCGAGCTCGTCGTGCAGGCGCCCGACGACCGGGTCGCGCGCTGGTCGACCGACCCGCGCTCCGGCACCCCCGGCCTGCCCGACCTGACCCCCGGCTCCGACCTGCCCGTCTGCCTGCGCACCGTCGTGGGCGGCCGGACCGTGTTCGTGCGGCCGAGCGAGTGA
- a CDS encoding polyprenol monophosphomannose synthase yields MNDGEGTRAAEAQGRRFGPLGTALVIIPTYNEAENIQAIVGRVRKAVPEAHVLVADDNSPDGTGKLADELAAGDEQVHVLHRKGKEGLGAAYLAGFRWGMEHDFGVLIEMDADGSHQPEELPRLLTALKGADLVLGSRWVPGGRVVNWPKSREFISRGGSLYSRVLLDVPIHDVTGGYRAFRRETLEGLGLEEVASQGYCFQVDLARRAIKAGYHVVEVPITFVERELGDSKMSRDILVEALWRVTSWGVGERVGKILGKGGPSRP; encoded by the coding sequence GTGAACGACGGCGAGGGGACCCGCGCGGCAGAGGCCCAGGGGAGGCGCTTCGGCCCGCTCGGCACGGCCTTGGTGATCATTCCGACCTACAACGAGGCGGAGAACATCCAGGCCATCGTCGGCCGGGTGCGGAAGGCGGTTCCCGAGGCCCACGTGCTCGTGGCCGACGACAACAGCCCCGACGGCACCGGCAAGCTCGCCGACGAGCTGGCCGCCGGTGACGAGCAGGTCCATGTGCTGCACCGCAAGGGCAAGGAGGGGCTCGGGGCGGCCTATCTCGCGGGCTTCCGGTGGGGGATGGAACACGACTTCGGCGTACTGATCGAGATGGATGCCGACGGGTCTCACCAGCCCGAGGAGCTGCCCCGGCTGCTGACCGCGCTCAAGGGCGCCGACCTGGTACTCGGCTCCCGCTGGGTGCCCGGTGGCCGGGTCGTGAACTGGCCCAAGTCGCGCGAGTTCATCTCCCGCGGCGGCAGCCTCTACTCGCGCGTGCTGCTGGACGTCCCGATCCATGACGTGACCGGCGGCTACCGCGCCTTCCGCCGGGAGACCCTGGAGGGCCTCGGCCTCGAAGAGGTCGCCTCCCAGGGCTACTGCTTCCAGGTCGACCTCGCCCGCCGCGCCATCAAGGCCGGCTACCACGTCGTCGAGGTCCCCATCACCTTCGTCGAACGCGAACTCGGCGACTCCAAGATGAGCCGCGACATCCTGGTCGAGGCCCTGTGGCGGGTCACGTCGTGGGGCGTGGGCGAGAGGGTGGGCAAGATCTTGGGCAAGGGCGGCCCTTCGCGGCCGTAG
- the fxsA gene encoding FxsA family membrane protein, with product MMTGASTPPSSSRPRRSRLRTFLPLGIAAWLVLEIWLLTVVAGAAGGLTVFLLLIAGFVLGAVVIKRAGRRAFQNLNEALQRGVAPSSGGGSGLMMLGGLLLMLPGLISDAAGLLLLLPPVQKAVGRYAERTVDRGLRRATPGSLGDAFQQARIHRPDGKVVQGEVIREEPGDAPQEPRPPLNR from the coding sequence ATGATGACTGGCGCCTCGACCCCTCCCTCCTCCTCGCGGCCCCGGCGGTCGCGGCTGCGTACTTTTCTGCCGCTGGGTATCGCCGCGTGGCTGGTGCTGGAGATCTGGCTGCTGACCGTGGTCGCGGGCGCGGCAGGCGGGCTGACGGTGTTCCTGCTGCTGATCGCCGGGTTCGTGCTCGGCGCGGTGGTCATCAAGCGCGCGGGCCGACGCGCCTTCCAGAACCTGAACGAGGCGCTGCAGCGCGGCGTGGCGCCGTCCAGCGGTGGGGGCAGCGGCCTGATGATGCTGGGCGGCCTGCTCCTGATGCTGCCCGGCCTGATCTCGGACGCGGCCGGCCTGCTCCTGCTGCTCCCGCCGGTGCAGAAGGCCGTCGGCCGCTACGCGGAGCGCACGGTGGACCGGGGGCTCCGCCGCGCCACCCCCGGTAGCCTCGGCGACGCCTTTCAGCAGGCCCGCATTCACCGCCCCGACGGCAAGGTCGTGCAGGGTGAGGTCATCAGGGAGGAGCCGGGCGACGCCCCACAGGAGCCGCGCCCGCCGCTGAACCGCTGA
- a CDS encoding RNA polymerase-binding protein RbpA, which yields MSERALRGTRLVVTSYETDRGIDLAPRQAVEYACEKGHRFEMPFSVEAEIPPEWECKVCGAQALLVDGDGPEEKKAKPARTHWDMLMERRTREELEEVLEERLAVLRSGAMNIAVHPRDSRKSA from the coding sequence ATGAGTGAGCGAGCTCTTCGCGGCACGCGCCTCGTGGTGACCAGCTACGAGACGGACCGCGGCATCGACCTGGCCCCGCGCCAGGCCGTGGAGTACGCATGCGAGAAGGGGCACCGGTTCGAGATGCCCTTCTCGGTCGAGGCGGAGATCCCGCCGGAGTGGGAGTGCAAGGTCTGCGGGGCCCAGGCACTCCTGGTGGATGGCGACGGCCCGGAGGAGAAGAAGGCCAAGCCGGCGCGTACGCATTGGGACATGCTGATGGAGCGGCGCACACGTGAGGAGCTCGAAGAGGTCCTCGAAGAGCGTCTCGCCGTTCTGCGCTCCGGCGCGATGAACATCGCGGTGCACCCCCGAGACAGCCGCAAGTCCGCCTAG